Proteins from one Paenibacillus amylolyticus genomic window:
- a CDS encoding beta-mannanase gives MRFTDADPSTPLIRKLTLAVDEGRCTLRWLWPERVEAVYVERLELDMMNDDRTGEEPAQGKLKLYTREEYKASNGYTDRITGFGAIKYTVYVCQMQEDGPVLIRQRDEDNMVIASAGKADIRFSIRYKSGFFQKRKSVLITVTAEVPVPKEALCYVRKQGGVPLNKEDGTVYPFVSDFAPGRNEMPPVEVAKDDYVRLFFTDGPKYGAAYRLISD, from the coding sequence CACCCTTGATTCGAAAACTGACACTTGCGGTGGACGAAGGGCGTTGTACACTTCGCTGGCTCTGGCCGGAACGGGTTGAAGCTGTGTATGTGGAACGGCTGGAGCTGGATATGATGAACGATGATCGTACCGGGGAAGAGCCTGCACAGGGCAAGCTGAAGCTGTACACAAGAGAGGAATATAAGGCTAGCAATGGTTACACGGATCGCATCACGGGTTTTGGGGCCATCAAGTACACGGTGTATGTGTGTCAGATGCAGGAAGATGGGCCCGTGCTGATCCGTCAGCGAGACGAGGACAATATGGTGATTGCAAGCGCAGGGAAGGCGGACATCCGCTTTTCCATTCGCTATAAGAGCGGTTTTTTTCAGAAACGAAAAAGTGTATTGATCACCGTCACAGCGGAAGTGCCTGTTCCCAAGGAAGCCCTCTGTTATGTTCGCAAGCAGGGCGGGGTCCCGCTGAATAAGGAAGATGGTACGGTGTATCCTTTTGTGAGTGATTTTGCTCCCGGGAGAAATGAGATGCCGCCTGTTGAAGTCGCCAAGGATGATTATGTGCGATTATTCTTCACGGACGGACCGAAGTATGGAGCCGCCTATAGATTAATATCAGACTAG
- a CDS encoding glycosyltransferase → MMRSSVTPPIEQQLYTRERRGVFRTTEGFDTVAASPGLDPSFIKKVLHPYCVYDAPAELTGRSEKDETKFPASIHLLHLESGETILGQNVYQSADFTGLRSAFFAHNYVLSAESSEKQMKQGGWLDAVFATSYDIEQGTVLPALAELPITSGSGQGMPRDAQPGSSLNADSSPGQLLSALKMNEVLFKRLLYAVMQSVATRRKVYIALDLPAEEVTAGAKGLLRLLYTTLPYAFRRQLGFMTFAKEPQAKKGIHVQFVERGTLRPKDRNTEKDFTFDLVSGRVTHADASVAKLPYAEFAWALLQEPGAADAFYTFADEMLSGMEPGRELSIEAYGELSVFYGLEQGMEELYLDNKSHVLSGLLTYLKPEGGARRRSRLNELFLTLLSRELDSVKRENVPEEAVAARIGEYFSVAAPVVKSWIVDYFIYGVNNARAQKRMRAVQELYAVLDRDTQLNRAFFDKVLANQSLSKLLFDPYLENQLKRTESAVNVVELIQRWVTSHPSAIHYSFLLERTASELRERLCSAPNPVQSANEALQRVSILDRVPAEGKYDTGIAARIGQSGSTERPDRKGGSPSVSQDPAYQEELTRLADKLAYVVNLFMIQDLDLDRVNREQLLSIDILQHGNEVREWAARQGSDVSTRTNMMLAARAWLSGEGNEEEALEALSLAERNELQRWTRRWLAEELQTKPGIAAYEALPMAFYRGGSGSNRLDYSGLIEFIRINASRAEGLYPFFEWSGDQRMFVRGANAHKGYADALVAYFKAHDREAFKSKSAFKPYYARANKAMKPAYDRAKTELSSPLVRMLTGKGRICSD, encoded by the coding sequence ATGATGCGTTCTTCCGTAACCCCGCCCATTGAACAACAACTGTATACCCGAGAGCGGCGCGGGGTGTTTCGCACAACAGAGGGGTTCGATACGGTTGCGGCATCGCCGGGACTGGACCCTTCTTTTATCAAAAAAGTGCTTCACCCCTATTGTGTCTATGACGCTCCAGCGGAGCTAACAGGCCGAAGCGAGAAGGATGAGACGAAGTTTCCGGCTTCCATTCACCTGCTTCATCTGGAGAGCGGAGAGACGATTCTTGGGCAAAATGTGTACCAGTCTGCGGATTTCACGGGCCTGCGCAGTGCCTTTTTTGCGCATAACTACGTCTTGTCTGCCGAAAGCTCGGAAAAACAGATGAAGCAAGGCGGCTGGCTGGATGCCGTGTTCGCGACGTCCTATGACATCGAACAAGGTACAGTACTGCCTGCACTTGCTGAATTGCCCATAACATCTGGAAGCGGACAGGGCATGCCAAGAGATGCTCAACCTGGCAGCAGTCTGAATGCAGATTCATCGCCAGGCCAGTTGCTGAGCGCACTGAAGATGAACGAAGTGCTGTTCAAGCGTCTGCTATACGCGGTGATGCAGTCTGTAGCGACACGCAGAAAAGTGTACATTGCGCTCGACCTTCCGGCTGAAGAAGTGACCGCAGGGGCCAAAGGCTTGTTACGTTTGCTGTATACCACGTTACCATACGCATTCCGGCGACAGCTGGGATTTATGACGTTTGCCAAGGAGCCACAGGCCAAAAAGGGCATCCATGTCCAGTTTGTCGAGCGGGGGACGTTACGTCCGAAAGACCGGAATACGGAGAAGGATTTCACTTTTGATCTGGTATCCGGCAGAGTCACACATGCGGATGCATCTGTGGCCAAGTTGCCTTATGCGGAATTTGCCTGGGCCTTATTGCAGGAACCTGGTGCTGCGGATGCATTCTACACGTTTGCAGATGAAATGTTATCCGGCATGGAGCCTGGGCGGGAACTTTCCATTGAAGCCTATGGCGAACTCTCGGTGTTCTATGGTCTGGAACAAGGCATGGAAGAGCTGTATTTGGACAACAAAAGTCATGTTCTCAGCGGCCTGTTGACCTATCTGAAGCCGGAAGGTGGAGCACGGCGGCGTTCGCGTCTGAACGAGCTGTTCCTGACCTTGCTCAGCCGGGAGCTGGACAGCGTGAAGCGTGAGAACGTACCCGAAGAAGCGGTCGCTGCTCGCATTGGAGAATACTTCAGTGTTGCCGCGCCCGTGGTGAAATCCTGGATTGTGGATTATTTCATCTATGGTGTCAATAATGCCCGCGCCCAGAAACGCATGCGTGCTGTGCAGGAATTGTATGCTGTGCTGGACCGGGATACGCAGCTGAATCGGGCTTTCTTTGATAAAGTGTTGGCCAATCAATCGCTTTCCAAGCTATTGTTCGATCCATATCTGGAGAATCAGCTGAAACGAACCGAATCGGCAGTAAACGTCGTGGAATTGATCCAAAGATGGGTTACGTCCCATCCATCTGCCATCCACTACAGCTTCTTGCTGGAGCGGACAGCCAGTGAGCTGCGAGAACGGTTATGTTCTGCACCGAATCCGGTGCAGTCTGCGAATGAAGCACTCCAACGGGTTAGCATACTGGATCGGGTACCCGCTGAGGGTAAGTATGATACAGGTATTGCGGCACGAATTGGTCAGTCTGGATCTACAGAACGCCCTGATCGGAAAGGGGGATCTCCGTCTGTCAGTCAAGATCCGGCTTATCAGGAGGAGTTAACCCGCCTTGCAGACAAGCTTGCTTATGTCGTTAACCTGTTTATGATTCAGGATCTGGATCTGGATCGGGTTAACCGTGAGCAACTGCTCAGCATTGATATTTTACAGCATGGCAATGAAGTTCGAGAGTGGGCTGCACGTCAGGGCTCCGATGTGTCGACTCGAACGAACATGATGCTGGCTGCCAGAGCCTGGCTTAGTGGCGAGGGGAATGAAGAAGAAGCATTGGAGGCCCTCTCCCTGGCAGAACGCAATGAACTTCAACGCTGGACGCGTCGCTGGCTTGCGGAAGAATTGCAGACTAAACCGGGGATTGCGGCCTACGAGGCCTTGCCGATGGCTTTCTACCGGGGAGGAAGCGGCAGTAATCGGTTGGATTATTCCGGACTGATTGAATTCATTCGTATCAATGCAAGTCGTGCTGAAGGTCTGTATCCCTTCTTCGAATGGTCAGGAGATCAACGAATGTTTGTCCGGGGCGCCAATGCACATAAAGGTTATGCGGATGCCCTCGTGGCCTATTTCAAGGCCCATGACCGTGAAGCGTTCAAGTCGAAGTCGGCGTTCAAACCCTATTACGCGAGAGCGAATAAAGCGATGAAACCCGCCTATGATCGTGCGAAGACCGAATTATCCTCTCCACTGGTACGGATGCTCACGGGTAAAGGAAGAATCTGTTCGGATTAA
- a CDS encoding ABC transporter ATP-binding protein, translating into MFRLETTKLDIAYEERLIVEDLNIQIPQGKITALVGANGSGKSTILKTMARIMSPKAGNVLLDGKSIHKQSTREVAKQLAILPQNPTAPEGLTVTELVSYGRFPYQKGFGSMRAEDKRMIEWAIEVTGMTEFHDRPIDQLSGGQRQRAWIAMALAQETDILFLDEPTTFLDMAHQLEVLQLLEQLNATANRTIVMVVHDLNHASRYAHHMIGIKKGKAIAQGSPVEVMNSDVLREVFNIEADIVIDPRSGVPLCLPYALAGERQQSKTPDTKLMNSAMVHAGGRTEQRVQAIGS; encoded by the coding sequence ATGTTTCGTCTGGAGACGACCAAGCTGGATATCGCTTATGAGGAAAGACTAATTGTAGAGGATCTGAATATTCAGATTCCCCAAGGAAAAATTACAGCACTTGTTGGAGCCAATGGATCAGGGAAGTCAACCATCCTGAAAACGATGGCACGCATTATGTCACCAAAAGCAGGTAATGTATTACTCGACGGGAAGTCCATCCATAAACAGTCCACGCGTGAAGTTGCCAAACAGCTTGCGATTTTGCCACAGAATCCAACAGCCCCAGAAGGACTTACCGTTACTGAGCTGGTATCTTATGGCCGTTTTCCTTATCAAAAAGGATTTGGCTCCATGCGTGCGGAAGATAAACGCATGATTGAATGGGCTATTGAAGTGACAGGCATGACAGAATTCCATGATCGTCCGATTGACCAACTGTCCGGTGGACAGCGTCAACGTGCCTGGATTGCCATGGCACTTGCTCAAGAGACGGATATCCTGTTCCTGGACGAGCCTACAACGTTCCTGGATATGGCTCACCAGCTTGAAGTACTGCAACTGCTGGAGCAGTTGAATGCCACAGCGAACCGTACCATTGTTATGGTTGTACATGACTTGAATCACGCTTCCCGTTATGCACATCACATGATTGGTATCAAGAAAGGTAAAGCAATTGCTCAAGGTTCACCTGTGGAAGTCATGAACTCGGATGTGCTTCGTGAAGTATTCAACATTGAAGCAGATATCGTGATTGATCCGCGCTCCGGTGTACCGCTTTGCTTGCCATACGCTCTTGCCGGTGAACGCCAGCAATCGAAAACGCCAGATACGAAGCTCATGAACAGTGCAATGGTTCATGCTGGAGGACGCACAGAACAGCGCGTTCAAGCGATAGGAAGTTAA
- a CDS encoding glutathione peroxidase — MSVYSYQAVTTANQEVSLDLYQGKVLVIANTASKCGLTPQYGELQKLYDRYRDQGLVVLGFPCNQFGGQEPGTSEEAESFCQINYGVNFPVFAKVDVNGADTHPLFQYLKEQQPGVGETSDIQWNFTKFLVNREGEVVGRVEPKESPETMIADIEKLLG; from the coding sequence ATGTCCGTATATTCATATCAAGCGGTAACTACCGCGAACCAGGAAGTCTCACTGGATCTGTATCAAGGTAAGGTATTGGTCATTGCCAACACGGCCAGCAAGTGTGGACTAACCCCGCAATATGGTGAATTGCAAAAACTCTATGATCGTTATCGCGATCAGGGTCTCGTTGTACTGGGTTTCCCTTGTAACCAGTTTGGAGGGCAGGAGCCGGGTACAAGTGAGGAAGCCGAGTCATTTTGCCAGATTAATTATGGTGTGAATTTCCCGGTGTTTGCCAAGGTAGATGTGAATGGTGCGGATACACATCCCCTGTTCCAATACCTGAAGGAGCAACAACCTGGCGTAGGCGAAACCAGCGACATCCAATGGAACTTTACCAAGTTCCTTGTTAACCGTGAAGGTGAAGTGGTGGGTCGTGTTGAACCGAAAGAATCCCCGGAGACCATGATTGCAGATATCGAGAAATTGCTCGGTTAA
- a CDS encoding FAD-dependent oxidoreductase, with protein sequence MKIAVIGCTHAGTAAIVNTAKLYPDATITVYERNDNISFLSCGIALYVGGVVKDPDGLFYSSPNQLAELGVETKMLHEVTAVDAKGHTLQAKNLQTGEEFEDTFDKLIVTTGSWPVVPKLEGIEMDNILLCKNYNHSNTIIEKAKDAKRVTVVGAGYIGVELVEAFQMNGKEVTLIDSVDRILNKYLDPEFTDAIEDTLTGRGIKLALGQTVQKFTGENGKVTKVITSKGEFETDLVILCIGFRPNTELLKGQVDMLPNGAIVVDKYMQTSQKDVFAAGDSCAIHYNPTGKASYIPLATNAVRMGTLVARNLVRPTTPYMGTQGTSGIKIYEQNIAGTGMTETSAADEGLIVESVVLEDSYRPEFMPTAEKLLLKVVYEQATRRIVGAQVMSQVDLTQSINTISVCIQNNMTVDELAFIDFFFQPHYNKPWNFLNTAGLQALSPIEVKAPAMV encoded by the coding sequence ATGAAAATCGCAGTTATCGGATGTACACATGCAGGGACCGCAGCCATCGTAAACACCGCCAAATTATACCCGGATGCTACCATCACCGTGTATGAGCGCAATGACAATATCTCCTTCCTATCTTGTGGCATTGCGCTCTACGTAGGAGGGGTTGTGAAAGACCCTGACGGCTTGTTCTATTCTTCGCCTAACCAGTTGGCAGAGCTTGGTGTTGAGACCAAGATGCTTCACGAAGTGACAGCGGTTGATGCCAAGGGTCACACCCTTCAGGCTAAAAACCTGCAAACTGGGGAAGAATTTGAAGATACGTTTGACAAACTGATCGTGACAACAGGTTCATGGCCTGTCGTTCCGAAGCTTGAAGGCATTGAGATGGATAACATCTTACTTTGCAAAAACTACAATCATTCCAACACAATCATCGAAAAAGCCAAAGATGCGAAACGCGTTACCGTTGTAGGTGCAGGATATATCGGCGTGGAGCTGGTGGAAGCTTTCCAGATGAACGGCAAGGAAGTTACCCTGATCGACAGTGTGGACCGGATTTTGAACAAATATCTGGACCCTGAGTTCACGGATGCGATTGAAGATACGTTGACCGGACGCGGTATCAAGCTGGCTCTCGGTCAAACGGTACAGAAGTTCACTGGGGAGAACGGCAAAGTAACCAAAGTAATCACGTCCAAAGGAGAGTTCGAAACCGATCTGGTTATTCTGTGCATTGGTTTCCGTCCAAATACCGAGCTGCTCAAAGGCCAAGTGGATATGCTGCCAAACGGTGCGATCGTGGTGGATAAATATATGCAAACCAGTCAAAAAGACGTCTTCGCTGCGGGCGACAGCTGCGCCATTCATTACAACCCGACAGGCAAAGCATCTTACATTCCACTGGCGACTAATGCCGTGCGGATGGGTACACTCGTAGCCCGTAATCTGGTTCGTCCTACGACACCGTACATGGGTACACAAGGAACATCGGGTATCAAAATTTATGAGCAAAATATCGCGGGTACGGGGATGACGGAAACGTCTGCTGCTGACGAAGGTCTTATTGTGGAGTCGGTAGTACTGGAAGACAGCTATCGTCCGGAGTTCATGCCAACGGCGGAAAAACTGTTGCTCAAAGTGGTATATGAACAGGCTACTCGTCGAATCGTTGGAGCACAGGTGATGTCTCAGGTGGATCTGACTCAATCGATTAATACAATCTCGGTCTGCATTCAAAACAACATGACCGTAGATGAACTGGCCTTCATCGACTTCTTCTTCCAGCCGCATTACAACAAACCATGGAACTTCCTGAACACAGCGGGTCTGCAAGCACTGTCACCAATTGAAGTAAAAGCACCAGCAATGGTGTAA
- a CDS encoding molybdopterin oxidoreductase family protein — translation MIDQENGVFAAVCPLDCPDTCGLLLHKENGKIVKVAGNPNHPITKGAICNKVRNMTERVYHPERLQYPMRRVGAKGEGRFERISWDEAISEITTKFTALSEIYGPESILPYSFYGNMGILGVDGMDRRFFNALGASVLEQTICNAAGNTGWKYTMGANHGTVPEDTEHADLILVWGGNIVSTNMHQVVLAEKARKKGAQIVVIDVHRNRTAQWGDWFIPLYPGTDSALALGLMHVLFERGLTDEAFMQKYTVGHEALRDHVRSYTPKRVARITGVPEETIVKLAERYGNAQAAHIHIGNGLQHHDNGGMNVRSVACLPAITGQWLKQGGGAVRTNSYASTNSDALERPELRQNPEPRVVNMNRIGEALLEAEQPIRAMMVYCSNPLVVAPDTERVERGFAREDLFTVVHDLFMTDTAKYADILLPATSSFEATDLYASYWHQYVHLQEPVIAPIGESKSNVELFSLLGQAMGYDPAIFGETPEQMIKDALQNTGNPYMNGVTLEGLKEHRFVKLDMTPHAAFLDQLPTPSGKIELYSETMEQRGLPPLPTYSALVEGYDGESPAGPADTYPLMFLSPPNHNFLNSTFGNSAKHQRLEKMPLLQMHPEDAARRNVQDGDAVVVWNDRGRIELTAKVSDVMLPGTVISQGLWWDGDGKKQRANALTSNRLSDMGNGATFFSATVEVKRQ, via the coding sequence ATGATCGATCAGGAGAATGGGGTATTTGCAGCGGTATGCCCGCTCGATTGTCCAGACACTTGTGGTCTGTTACTACATAAAGAGAACGGCAAAATTGTGAAGGTGGCAGGCAATCCGAATCATCCGATAACGAAGGGTGCCATCTGTAATAAAGTTAGAAATATGACGGAGCGGGTGTATCACCCCGAGCGTCTGCAATATCCGATGAGACGTGTTGGAGCCAAGGGTGAAGGCAGGTTCGAACGAATTAGTTGGGATGAAGCAATTAGCGAGATTACGACCAAGTTCACGGCATTGTCCGAGATCTACGGACCTGAAAGCATCTTGCCCTACAGCTTCTACGGCAACATGGGCATTCTTGGTGTAGACGGCATGGATCGGCGGTTCTTCAATGCACTAGGTGCGAGTGTGCTGGAGCAGACCATCTGTAATGCGGCCGGAAATACAGGCTGGAAATATACGATGGGTGCCAACCATGGAACGGTGCCGGAAGATACGGAACATGCAGATCTTATTCTGGTATGGGGCGGAAATATCGTCAGTACGAATATGCACCAGGTCGTTTTGGCGGAGAAAGCCCGCAAGAAGGGCGCCCAGATCGTCGTAATCGACGTTCATCGCAATCGTACCGCTCAATGGGGAGACTGGTTTATTCCACTGTACCCGGGCACAGACAGCGCACTGGCGCTGGGATTGATGCATGTGCTGTTTGAACGGGGACTGACGGATGAAGCATTTATGCAAAAGTATACAGTAGGACACGAGGCACTACGTGATCATGTCCGCAGTTACACCCCTAAACGCGTTGCGCGCATTACTGGTGTGCCGGAGGAGACCATTGTGAAGCTGGCTGAACGGTATGGCAACGCACAGGCAGCCCATATTCACATCGGCAATGGCCTCCAGCACCATGATAATGGGGGCATGAACGTGCGCAGCGTAGCTTGTCTGCCTGCCATTACAGGGCAATGGCTGAAGCAAGGCGGCGGTGCCGTGCGTACCAACAGCTACGCGAGCACGAATAGCGACGCGCTGGAACGTCCGGAACTGCGGCAGAATCCGGAGCCGCGAGTGGTGAACATGAACCGGATTGGTGAAGCGCTGCTGGAAGCGGAGCAGCCGATCCGGGCCATGATGGTCTACTGCAGCAACCCACTGGTGGTGGCACCGGATACCGAACGAGTGGAACGAGGTTTTGCAAGGGAAGATCTGTTCACGGTTGTGCATGATCTGTTCATGACGGATACGGCAAAATATGCAGATATCTTGTTGCCGGCCACCTCTTCATTTGAAGCGACCGACCTGTATGCCTCCTATTGGCATCAGTATGTTCATCTGCAAGAGCCGGTGATTGCACCGATTGGGGAGAGCAAGAGCAATGTGGAGTTATTTTCCCTGCTTGGGCAGGCCATGGGGTACGATCCAGCCATCTTCGGAGAAACGCCGGAACAGATGATTAAGGACGCACTCCAGAATACAGGCAATCCGTACATGAATGGAGTTACGTTAGAAGGACTGAAGGAACACCGATTCGTGAAGCTGGATATGACGCCACATGCTGCATTTCTGGATCAGCTGCCCACCCCTTCTGGCAAAATTGAATTGTATTCGGAGACAATGGAACAGAGAGGCCTTCCGCCGCTCCCTACCTATAGCGCTCTGGTTGAAGGATATGATGGGGAGAGTCCGGCTGGACCTGCCGATACCTATCCTTTGATGTTCCTGTCACCGCCAAACCATAATTTCCTGAACTCTACTTTTGGCAATTCAGCCAAACATCAGCGTTTGGAAAAGATGCCTTTATTGCAAATGCATCCCGAGGACGCTGCCCGCAGAAACGTGCAGGATGGAGATGCAGTGGTCGTATGGAATGATCGTGGACGCATTGAGCTTACCGCCAAGGTAAGTGATGTCATGTTGCCAGGGACCGTTATCAGCCAGGGTTTATGGTGGGATGGTGACGGGAAGAAGCAGCGAGCCAATGCACTTACGTCCAATCGGTTGTCGGACATGGGCAACGGGGCAACATTCTTCTCGGCCACTGTCGAAGTGAAGCGTCAATGA
- a CDS encoding class I SAM-dependent methyltransferase — MKQNESSITSLISTFGRAYHSQHDTPLIFDDYMAKLLISPQEFSDISNNMVKGIHFFNPDLAHEFKDDPEKALKWITQVQLSPITLARAAYCEQVLLHEVALGLKQVVILGAGMDTFALRHSELEDTLEIIEVDYPATQQFKKERLNQAKLTIPDNLHFVPMDFTRGLSNASLALGGLKERKTMASLLGVSYYLPKNDLFNVIRHVFANLPTGSSIVLDYADEHLFEEKGMFNRVENMIKLAAMGGEPMQSGYAYVEMETLLDEAGLLIYEHLTPEAIQEQFFQDRIDHLRAFETIHFIHAVKK; from the coding sequence ATGAAGCAAAATGAATCCAGTATCACATCATTGATTTCGACTTTTGGCCGAGCCTATCACAGCCAACATGATACACCCCTCATTTTTGATGATTATATGGCTAAATTGCTGATTTCTCCTCAAGAGTTTTCAGATATTAGCAATAACATGGTAAAAGGCATTCATTTTTTCAACCCGGATCTGGCTCACGAGTTCAAGGACGACCCGGAAAAGGCTCTAAAATGGATTACGCAGGTACAATTATCTCCAATAACTTTGGCTCGGGCCGCATACTGTGAGCAAGTGCTTTTGCATGAAGTTGCGTTGGGATTGAAGCAGGTAGTCATTCTTGGCGCCGGGATGGATACGTTTGCTTTGAGACATTCGGAATTGGAGGACACGCTGGAGATCATTGAAGTGGATTACCCGGCTACACAGCAATTCAAGAAGGAACGGCTGAATCAGGCCAAGCTGACTATTCCGGACAATCTTCACTTCGTACCCATGGATTTTACGCGTGGGCTTTCGAATGCCAGCTTGGCTCTTGGAGGTTTGAAGGAACGGAAGACGATGGCTAGTCTCTTGGGTGTTTCGTATTATTTGCCCAAAAATGATCTGTTTAACGTGATTCGTCATGTGTTTGCGAACCTGCCAACCGGAAGTTCTATAGTTCTGGATTATGCAGATGAGCACCTTTTTGAGGAAAAAGGAATGTTTAATCGGGTTGAAAATATGATTAAATTGGCTGCAATGGGTGGTGAGCCGATGCAGTCCGGCTACGCATATGTGGAGATGGAGACCTTGCTTGATGAAGCAGGACTGCTTATTTATGAGCATCTGACTCCCGAGGCGATTCAGGAACAGTTTTTCCAGGATCGGATTGATCATCTAAGGGCATTTGAAACGATACATTTCATTCACGCAGTAAAAAAATAA
- a CDS encoding ABC transporter substrate-binding protein gives MNKSEAAEAWLKTYDERIEAARAKVKAVIKPEETFSILEVSDKSYYGYGDNFGRGGQAVYRALQLAPLEITKKELMGDTQWKEISREVVGDYAGDHIFLTVGENNKNYQGDSIWQSLPAVKNNQVYELLEDRYWYFDPIAIQGQAEEFADMIVERAEQNRK, from the coding sequence ATGAACAAATCCGAAGCAGCCGAAGCTTGGCTGAAAACATACGATGAACGGATTGAAGCTGCTCGTGCCAAGGTGAAAGCCGTCATCAAACCGGAGGAAACCTTCTCCATCCTTGAAGTTTCCGACAAAAGTTATTATGGCTATGGAGACAATTTTGGTCGCGGAGGACAAGCGGTCTATCGTGCTTTGCAACTTGCCCCACTCGAAATCACCAAAAAAGAACTGATGGGTGATACCCAATGGAAAGAGATCTCGCGTGAAGTTGTTGGTGATTATGCAGGGGATCATATCTTCTTGACCGTTGGGGAGAACAATAAAAATTATCAGGGTGACTCCATCTGGCAATCCCTGCCGGCTGTGAAAAACAATCAGGTGTACGAATTGCTGGAAGACCGCTACTGGTACTTCGACCCGATTGCAATTCAAGGTCAGGCTGAAGAATTCGCCGATATGATCGTAGAACGTGCCGAGCAAAACCGCAAATAA
- a CDS encoding ABC transporter substrate-binding protein — protein MFAAKKRFAGLLLMLAIIMILAACSSGTGSTATEQTSTAGTETATASSETNTETSSGGDNSGATRTYKSLSGDVEIPAEPKRIVTDMYVSDLLALGVKPVGAVQYYLENPFYADQVAGIESIGDRAAVSMEKVIALNPDLIITYSDQASEIESYQKIAPTVVIPYGTFTNVHEEIRDSES, from the coding sequence ATGTTTGCTGCAAAAAAACGATTTGCCGGCTTGCTGCTAATGCTCGCCATCATCATGATTCTGGCTGCTTGCAGCAGCGGAACAGGCTCAACTGCCACTGAACAGACATCGACAGCGGGAACCGAGACGGCAACCGCCTCTTCCGAGACGAACACAGAGACGTCGTCCGGTGGGGATAATTCAGGTGCTACACGAACCTACAAATCATTAAGCGGGGATGTTGAAATTCCGGCTGAACCGAAACGAATCGTTACCGATATGTACGTAAGTGATCTGCTCGCACTGGGTGTGAAGCCCGTTGGTGCTGTTCAATATTATCTCGAAAACCCGTTCTATGCGGATCAGGTGGCTGGCATAGAGAGTATCGGTGATCGGGCAGCGGTATCCATGGAGAAGGTCATTGCCTTGAACCCGGACCTCATCATTACATACTCTGACCAGGCCAGCGAGATTGAGAGTTATCAAAAAATCGCACCTACCGTAGTCATCCCTTATGGCACATTCACGAATGTACACGAAGAAATCCGGGATTCGGAGAGCTGA